In Sphingopyxis macrogoltabida, the sequence TTTCGGCGACGCGCCCGCGATGAATGCGGCGCGCGACCAGATCAAGGGCGTGATCTGCGGCATTCGCGTCGAAGAGATTGCCGAACCGCTGATGCGCGAGATCCGCTACCTCGACAAGCTGATCGACGAACTCGCGAAGGGCAAGGCAATGGAGAAGATCCTGCGCGCCGCCGATCCCGGCAAGCCCTGAGCAACCACGCCAAAAGGATAGCCGATGTTCGAAATCATCACTCCCTCGACCCACGACCTCGGCGCCTTCGAGGTGCGGCGGACGCTGCCCAACAAGGCGCGGACGATGGTCGGACCCTTCATTTTCGTCGACCAGTTCGGCCCGGCGCATTTCGACATCGGCAAGGGCATGGATGTGCGCCCGCATCCGCACATCAACCTCGCGACAGTGACCTATCTGTTCGAGGGCGCGATCGATCACCGTGACAACCTCGGCACCTATGCGACGATCCGCCCCGGCGCGTGCAATCTGATGACCGCGGGCAGCGGTATCGTCCATTCG encodes:
- a CDS encoding DUF2200 domain-containing protein — its product is MDEHRVYKYSFASVYPHYVTKAERKGRTQAEVDQIIRWLTGYSQQQLDDQIAAKTDLRGFFGDAPAMNAARDQIKGVICGIRVEEIAEPLMREIRYLDKLIDELAKGKAMEKILRAADPGKP